One window from the genome of Streptomyces sp. NBC_00287 encodes:
- a CDS encoding fumarylacetoacetate hydrolase family protein, producing MKLATIRTGGTTRAVRLDGEGLVDLGFPDVGALLGQNGWQELAASAAGTTYPVEGADFAPVVPAPSKVVCVGLNYRNHIQEMGRDLPEHPTLFAKFADCLIGAHDDIVRPDETGKFDWEVELAVVVGSPARRARGAEAEAAIAGFTVLNDITCRDWQFRTREWLQGKMWDSSTPVGPYLVTPDELPGGVRPALDVKLLVDGEVMQSDSTGDLLFDPVDLVEYVSTIVRLNPGDIIATGTPGGVGHARRPERYLLGGETVVTEIQGIGRLENRVVKEKSD from the coding sequence ATGAAGCTCGCCACCATCCGCACCGGCGGTACGACGAGGGCCGTACGGCTCGACGGGGAAGGTCTTGTCGACCTCGGGTTCCCCGACGTGGGCGCGCTGCTCGGGCAGAACGGCTGGCAGGAGCTGGCCGCCTCGGCAGCCGGTACGACGTACCCGGTCGAGGGCGCCGACTTCGCGCCCGTGGTCCCCGCCCCGTCGAAGGTGGTCTGCGTCGGCCTCAACTACCGCAACCACATCCAGGAGATGGGCCGCGACCTGCCCGAACACCCCACGCTGTTCGCCAAGTTCGCGGACTGTCTGATCGGCGCCCACGACGACATCGTGCGCCCGGACGAGACGGGGAAGTTCGACTGGGAGGTCGAACTCGCCGTCGTCGTCGGCTCACCCGCGCGGCGCGCCCGGGGTGCCGAGGCCGAGGCGGCCATCGCCGGGTTCACCGTGCTGAACGACATCACCTGCCGCGACTGGCAGTTCCGCACCCGTGAATGGCTCCAGGGCAAGATGTGGGACTCCTCCACACCCGTCGGCCCCTACCTGGTCACCCCGGACGAGCTGCCCGGCGGTGTCCGTCCGGCCCTGGACGTGAAACTGCTGGTGGACGGCGAGGTCATGCAGTCCGACTCCACCGGTGACCTGCTCTTCGACCCGGTGGACCTGGTCGAGTACGTCTCCACGATCGTCCGCCTCAACCCCGGCGACATCATCGCCACCGGCACCCCCGGCGGCGTCGGCCACGCCCGCAGGCCCGAGCGCTACCTCCTGGGCGGCGAGACGGTCGTCACCGAGATCCAGGGCATCGGCCGACTGGAGAACCGGGTCGTCAAGGAGAAGTCCGACTGA
- a CDS encoding cupin domain-containing protein — MTQSSIAHDTATGSPVRLQAVSADGQPEVTPALEELYRGFEQELLVPLWTEIGDLMPAHPRSRALPHLWRWERLRELAARAGDLVPVGRGGERRAIALANPSLGGRPFATPTLWAAIQYLMPGEDAPEHRHTQHAFRFVVEGEGVWTVVGRDPVAMRRGDFLPQAGWNWHAHHNATAEPMAWIDGLDIPFQYAMETQFFEFGRDEIGDAERTTPERSRSERLWGHPGLRPVSAGSTGPGSPLLAYRWEPTDRALADQLALESEGYGGTVEPGHAAVRFTDPATGSDVLPTIRAEMHRIARGAETAPVRETGSSVYQVFDGSGTVTVGDTTWSVTRGDLFVVPSWQPLSARSEAGATDSDSGALDLFRFSDAPVFEALRLDRTHVEGTTR, encoded by the coding sequence GTGACTCAGTCCTCCATCGCGCACGACACCGCCACGGGTTCCCCGGTCCGCCTCCAGGCCGTCTCCGCGGACGGGCAGCCCGAGGTCACCCCGGCGCTCGAAGAGCTGTACCGAGGCTTCGAACAGGAACTGCTCGTCCCGCTGTGGACCGAGATCGGCGACCTGATGCCCGCCCACCCCCGCTCCCGGGCCCTACCGCACCTGTGGCGCTGGGAGCGGCTGCGGGAGCTGGCGGCCCGGGCCGGCGACCTGGTCCCCGTCGGCCGCGGCGGTGAGCGCCGGGCCATCGCGCTGGCCAACCCCTCCCTCGGCGGCAGGCCCTTCGCCACACCGACGCTGTGGGCGGCCATCCAGTACCTCATGCCCGGCGAGGACGCCCCCGAGCACCGGCACACCCAGCACGCCTTCCGCTTCGTCGTCGAGGGCGAGGGCGTGTGGACGGTCGTCGGACGCGACCCGGTGGCCATGCGGCGCGGCGACTTCCTCCCGCAGGCCGGCTGGAACTGGCACGCCCACCACAACGCCACCGCCGAACCGATGGCCTGGATCGACGGCCTCGACATCCCCTTCCAGTACGCCATGGAGACACAGTTCTTCGAGTTCGGCCGCGACGAGATCGGCGACGCCGAGCGCACCACGCCCGAGCGGTCACGCTCCGAGCGGCTGTGGGGTCACCCCGGCCTGCGCCCGGTGTCCGCCGGGTCCACCGGCCCCGGGTCGCCGCTGCTCGCCTACCGCTGGGAGCCCACCGACCGGGCCCTCGCCGACCAGCTCGCCCTCGAATCCGAGGGATACGGCGGCACGGTCGAGCCCGGCCACGCCGCCGTACGGTTCACCGACCCGGCGACCGGATCCGACGTGCTGCCCACCATCCGGGCCGAGATGCACCGCATCGCGCGCGGCGCCGAGACCGCTCCGGTGCGCGAGACGGGCTCGTCCGTCTACCAGGTCTTCGACGGCTCCGGCACCGTCACCGTCGGCGACACCACCTGGTCGGTCACCCGCGGCGACCTGTTCGTCGTCCCCTCCTGGCAGCCGCTCTCGGCCCGCTCCGAGGCCGGTGCCACCGACTCCGACTCCGGCGCCCTGGACCTGTTCCGGTTCAGCGACGCGCCCGTCTTCGAAGCCCTGCGGCTCGACCGCACCCATGTGGAAGGAACCACCCGATGA
- a CDS encoding IclR family transcriptional regulator — protein MDKPLKTPPPYPIASVDHALRAATILQMEGGATVAQLAERLGVARSTAHRVLAMLVYRDFAVQDEDRVYRAGPVLELAAHSQSLVSRLRAAALPHLHRLVDLLDETTNLIVRTGDTARFIASVECRQALRVGSREGMVFPAHRTTAGLLLLAELSDEELEEVYAPERYRDRPADRPELSGLRTELKRLRRNGFAVNRERSERGLVAVGVPVRDQDGTALAGLSVSMPSVRYDPHQLQPLVATLNATAHALERDLAAQQ, from the coding sequence ATGGACAAACCCCTCAAGACCCCGCCGCCCTACCCCATCGCCAGCGTGGACCACGCGCTGCGGGCGGCGACCATCCTGCAGATGGAGGGCGGCGCGACCGTGGCGCAGCTCGCCGAGCGGCTGGGCGTCGCCCGGTCGACGGCCCACCGGGTCCTCGCGATGCTCGTCTACCGGGACTTCGCCGTGCAGGACGAGGACCGCGTCTACCGTGCGGGGCCGGTATTGGAGCTCGCCGCGCACTCCCAGTCCCTCGTGTCCCGGCTGCGCGCGGCGGCCCTGCCTCATCTGCACCGGCTCGTCGACCTCCTGGACGAGACCACGAATCTGATCGTGCGCACCGGGGACACGGCCCGGTTCATCGCGAGCGTCGAGTGCCGGCAGGCGCTGCGGGTCGGCTCCCGGGAGGGCATGGTGTTCCCGGCGCACCGCACGACGGCAGGACTGCTGCTGCTCGCCGAGCTCTCCGACGAAGAGCTCGAGGAGGTCTACGCCCCCGAGCGCTACCGGGACCGCCCGGCCGACCGACCCGAACTCTCCGGCCTGCGCACCGAGTTGAAGCGCCTACGCCGCAACGGCTTCGCCGTCAACCGGGAGCGCTCCGAGCGTGGCCTGGTCGCCGTCGGCGTCCCGGTGCGCGACCAGGACGGCACCGCGCTGGCGGGCCTGTCGGTGTCCATGCCCAGCGTCCGCTACGACCCCCACCAACTCCAGCCCCTGGTCGCCACCCTCAACGCCACGGCCCACGCACTGGAGAGGGACCTGGCCGCGCAGCAGTGA
- a CDS encoding ABC transporter ATP-binding protein: MRKADLPGRNVLWRAVGGQRRDVVLGAVLGMGHQTGEALVPLVIGLAIERGVVDGDAQGLLLWLAVLALVYVGLSFSFRFAARAGERASVTAAHHLRTELVERVLAPEGGAADGRLPGELANTATEDAKRVGAVAMALIVGIAGATGLAVGAVVLLRMSLPLGLLVLLGTPLLLWLGHLLSKPLERRSETEQERAARASGVAADLVAGLRVLKGIGAEPAAVARYRRISQDSLTATLRAARAEAWQSGVVTMLTGAFLALVALVGGRLAARGDISLGELVSAVALALFLIGPLSEFSWVNAELAQGRASAARIADVLAAERAVTPNDGVLTRVEGRLRLRGLSYGPLRELELDIAPGETVGVVTTDPADAAALLHLLARHADPDEGAVELDGTELTELGLSELRAALLVAEHDADLFEGSLRDNVTAAAGPDAPVAAAITASGTDEVVRTLPDGADTAVTARGRSLSGGQRQRVALARALAADAPVLVLHEPATAVDAVTEVRMAAGLRELRGGRTTVLVTNSPALLAVTDRVVLLDRGSVAAADVHERLVHRHGAYRTAVLA, translated from the coding sequence GTGAGGAAAGCGGACCTGCCGGGACGGAATGTCCTGTGGCGTGCGGTGGGCGGGCAGCGCCGGGACGTCGTTCTCGGCGCGGTGCTGGGCATGGGCCATCAGACGGGCGAGGCCCTGGTGCCGCTCGTCATCGGACTCGCCATCGAGCGCGGTGTGGTGGACGGCGATGCCCAGGGCTTGCTGCTGTGGCTCGCTGTCCTGGCGCTCGTCTACGTCGGCCTCTCCTTCAGCTTCCGCTTCGCCGCCCGGGCCGGTGAACGCGCCTCGGTGACCGCCGCGCACCATCTGAGAACCGAACTGGTCGAGCGGGTCCTCGCCCCCGAAGGCGGTGCGGCGGACGGACGGTTACCCGGGGAGCTGGCGAACACCGCCACCGAGGACGCCAAACGGGTCGGCGCCGTCGCGATGGCCCTGATCGTCGGCATCGCGGGCGCGACCGGCCTCGCGGTCGGAGCAGTCGTCCTGTTGCGGATGTCCCTTCCCCTCGGTCTCCTCGTCCTGCTCGGCACACCACTGCTGCTGTGGCTGGGGCATCTGCTGAGCAAGCCCCTGGAGCGGCGCAGCGAGACCGAACAGGAGCGCGCGGCCCGGGCCTCGGGCGTCGCGGCCGACCTGGTGGCCGGACTGCGGGTGCTCAAGGGCATCGGCGCCGAACCGGCGGCCGTCGCCCGCTACCGCCGGATCAGCCAGGACTCGCTCACCGCCACCCTGCGCGCGGCCCGGGCCGAGGCCTGGCAGAGCGGCGTCGTGACCATGCTCACCGGCGCGTTCCTGGCCCTGGTCGCCCTGGTCGGCGGACGGCTCGCCGCACGCGGTGACATCAGCCTCGGCGAGCTGGTCTCCGCCGTCGCGCTCGCCCTCTTCCTCATCGGCCCGCTCTCCGAATTCTCCTGGGTCAACGCCGAGTTGGCGCAGGGACGTGCCTCCGCCGCCCGGATCGCGGACGTCCTCGCCGCCGAACGTGCCGTGACACCGAACGACGGTGTACTGACCCGCGTCGAGGGCCGGTTGCGGTTGCGCGGCCTGTCGTACGGCCCCCTGCGGGAGCTGGAGCTGGACATCGCGCCCGGCGAGACGGTCGGCGTCGTCACCACCGACCCCGCCGACGCCGCCGCCCTGCTCCACCTCCTCGCCCGCCACGCCGACCCCGACGAGGGCGCCGTCGAACTCGACGGCACGGAGCTGACCGAACTGGGCCTCTCCGAGCTGCGGGCCGCGCTCCTCGTCGCCGAGCACGACGCGGACCTGTTCGAGGGGAGCCTCCGGGACAACGTCACCGCGGCCGCCGGACCGGACGCCCCCGTCGCCGCCGCGATCACCGCGTCCGGCACCGACGAGGTCGTCCGCACCCTGCCCGACGGCGCCGACACCGCCGTCACCGCCCGTGGGCGCTCGCTCTCCGGAGGCCAGCGGCAGCGGGTGGCACTGGCCCGGGCGCTGGCCGCCGACGCCCCGGTCCTGGTCCTGCATGAGCCCGCGACGGCGGTCGATGCCGTCACCGAGGTCCGGATGGCGGCCGGTCTGCGGGAACTGCGCGGCGGCCGTACCACGGTTCTGGTGACCAACAGCCCGGCCCTGCTCGCCGTGACCGACCGGGTCGTCCTCCTCGACCGGGGCTCGGTCGCGGCGGCCGACGTGCACGAGCGGCTGGTCCACCGGCACGGCGCCTACCGTACGGCGGTGCTGGCATGA
- a CDS encoding ABC transporter ATP-binding protein, with product MSEPRVTTPSESALLPVATTARTRAAVGQLLCPQRTLALTAFAVMVGSTAVGLLAQPLLGRIVDLAADRGSVDAITITAALLVAVAVAQGVTAGFGLSLISRLGETTLARLREQFVERALGLPLERVERAGAGDLTSRVTADVSLVADAVRNALPELARSLLTIFLTLAAMALLDWRFLLAALLAAPVQVATARWYVARAVPLYAEQRVAAGAQQQQLLDTIAGHSTVRAFRLEREHTERVTERSRSVVALTMRGVRLVLGFYSRLHIAEYIGLAAVLFTGYWLVRQGSASIGTATAAALYFHSLFTPINAALVLLDDAQSATAGLARLVGVTEQPQPAETARPGGTGRVEVIVRGLRHAYRPGHPVLHDIDLTIRHGERVALVGASGAGKTTLARLVAGIQPPTAGTVLVDGVPPTELGPAAVRRTLALITQETHVFAGPLADDLRLAKPDATDDELRAALDRVDALAWAEALPEGLATVVGDGGHRLTGDRTQALALARLILADPPLVILDEATAEAGSAGARALEKAVARAVDGRTALIVAHRLSQAATADRIVVMDSGRVVETGTHDELRAAGGRYATLWEAWSDTRS from the coding sequence ATGAGCGAACCCCGGGTCACGACCCCCTCCGAGTCCGCGCTGCTTCCCGTCGCGACCACCGCCCGAACCCGTGCCGCCGTCGGGCAACTGCTGTGTCCGCAACGGACGTTGGCCCTGACCGCGTTCGCTGTCATGGTCGGCTCCACCGCCGTCGGCCTGCTCGCCCAGCCGCTGCTGGGCCGGATCGTCGACCTGGCTGCCGATCGCGGGTCCGTCGACGCGATCACCATCACGGCCGCGCTGCTCGTGGCCGTCGCCGTGGCCCAGGGCGTCACCGCCGGGTTCGGTCTGTCGCTGATCTCCCGGCTGGGCGAGACCACGCTGGCCCGGCTGCGCGAGCAGTTCGTCGAACGGGCCCTCGGCCTGCCGCTGGAACGGGTGGAGCGGGCCGGTGCCGGTGATCTGACGTCCCGGGTCACCGCCGATGTCTCCCTTGTCGCCGACGCCGTGCGCAACGCCCTCCCGGAACTGGCCCGTTCGCTGCTGACCATCTTCCTCACGCTGGCCGCGATGGCCTTGCTCGACTGGCGGTTCCTGCTGGCCGCGCTACTGGCGGCGCCCGTGCAGGTGGCCACCGCGCGCTGGTACGTGGCCCGTGCCGTCCCGCTCTACGCCGAGCAGCGCGTGGCCGCGGGCGCCCAGCAGCAGCAACTCCTCGACACCATCGCGGGCCACTCCACCGTGCGGGCGTTCCGGCTGGAGCGGGAACACACCGAGCGGGTCACCGAGCGGTCCCGGTCCGTGGTGGCGCTGACGATGCGCGGGGTGCGGCTGGTCCTGGGCTTCTACAGCCGGCTGCACATCGCCGAGTACATCGGGCTCGCCGCCGTCCTGTTCACCGGGTACTGGCTGGTCCGCCAGGGCTCGGCGTCCATCGGTACGGCGACCGCCGCCGCCCTGTACTTCCACAGCCTGTTCACCCCCATCAACGCCGCCCTCGTCCTCCTCGACGACGCCCAGTCCGCGACGGCGGGCCTGGCGCGGCTCGTCGGCGTCACCGAGCAGCCGCAGCCCGCTGAGACTGCGCGGCCGGGCGGGACGGGACGGGTCGAGGTCATCGTGCGCGGACTGCGGCACGCCTACCGGCCCGGCCATCCGGTCCTGCACGACATCGACCTGACGATCCGTCATGGGGAGCGGGTGGCCCTCGTAGGCGCGAGCGGAGCGGGTAAGACGACCTTGGCCAGACTCGTCGCCGGTATCCAGCCGCCCACCGCCGGCACCGTCCTGGTCGACGGCGTCCCGCCGACCGAGCTCGGCCCGGCCGCCGTCCGCCGCACCCTCGCCCTGATCACCCAGGAGACCCACGTCTTCGCGGGCCCGCTCGCCGACGATCTCCGGCTGGCGAAACCCGACGCCACCGACGACGAACTGCGCGCCGCTCTCGACCGCGTAGACGCCCTGGCCTGGGCCGAGGCACTGCCCGAGGGCCTGGCCACGGTCGTCGGCGACGGCGGCCACCGGCTCACCGGCGACCGCACCCAGGCCCTGGCGCTCGCCCGGCTGATCCTCGCCGACCCGCCCCTGGTGATCCTCGACGAGGCCACCGCCGAAGCGGGCAGCGCCGGGGCGCGGGCGCTGGAGAAGGCGGTCGCCCGCGCCGTGGACGGCCGTACCGCGCTGATCGTGGCCCACCGGCTCAGCCAGGCGGCGACCGCCGACCGGATCGTCGTCATGGACTCGGGACGCGTCGTCGAGACCGGCACCCACGACGAACTGCGTGCCGCCGGCGGACGCTACGCCACCCTCTGGGAGGCCTGGTCCGACACCCGCTCCTAG
- a CDS encoding iron-siderophore ABC transporter substrate-binding protein, translating into MFRSRRAPRLAAALASSLLLLTAATACGDDDSDADTSGTDPKASASGGAAFPVTIAHKYGSTTVESEPKRIVTVGLTDQDSVLALGKVPVGTTEWLGGYKGAVGPWAEDKLAGAEAPTVLKDTGTGPQVEKIAALKPDLILAVYGGLTKEQYESLSKFAPVVAQPKQYNDYGVPWQEQTETIGKALGKPEEATAAVKETEDTIAAAVKEHPEFAGKSAVMATPYEGMFVFGSQDPRSHLLTDLGFSLPKDLDKAIGDQFGANISKERTDLLDQDAIVWQVADVVKDADKLHKDASYKDLGVVGEGREVYVDEASDYGNALSMGTVLSLPYVVERLVPQLAAAVDGKADTKVDQPAS; encoded by the coding sequence ATGTTCCGCTCCCGCAGAGCCCCCCGGCTCGCCGCCGCGCTCGCCTCCTCCCTGCTGCTCCTCACCGCCGCCACGGCCTGCGGCGACGACGACTCGGACGCCGACACCTCGGGCACCGACCCGAAGGCAAGCGCCTCCGGCGGCGCCGCCTTCCCGGTCACCATCGCGCACAAGTACGGTAGTACGACGGTCGAGTCCGAGCCGAAGCGGATCGTCACCGTCGGCCTCACCGACCAGGACTCGGTCCTCGCCCTCGGCAAGGTCCCGGTCGGCACCACCGAGTGGCTCGGCGGCTACAAGGGCGCCGTCGGCCCCTGGGCCGAGGACAAGCTCGCCGGGGCCGAGGCGCCGACCGTGCTCAAGGACACCGGCACCGGGCCGCAGGTGGAGAAGATCGCCGCGCTCAAGCCGGACCTGATCCTCGCCGTGTACGGCGGGCTCACCAAGGAGCAGTACGAGTCGCTGTCCAAGTTCGCCCCCGTCGTCGCCCAGCCCAAGCAGTACAACGACTACGGCGTGCCCTGGCAGGAGCAGACCGAGACGATCGGCAAGGCGCTGGGCAAGCCGGAGGAGGCCACTGCGGCCGTCAAGGAGACCGAGGACACGATCGCGGCAGCCGTCAAGGAGCACCCCGAGTTCGCGGGGAAGTCGGCCGTGATGGCGACGCCGTACGAGGGCATGTTCGTCTTCGGGAGCCAGGACCCGCGCTCGCACCTCCTCACCGACCTCGGCTTCTCGCTGCCGAAGGATCTGGACAAGGCGATCGGCGACCAGTTCGGCGCGAACATCAGCAAGGAGCGCACCGACCTGCTCGACCAGGACGCGATCGTGTGGCAGGTCGCCGACGTGGTCAAGGACGCCGACAAGCTGCACAAGGACGCCTCGTACAAGGATCTGGGCGTGGTCGGGGAAGGCCGCGAGGTCTACGTCGACGAGGCGAGCGACTACGGCAACGCGCTCTCCATGGGCACGGTCCTGAGCCTGCCGTACGTCGTCGAGCGGCTGGTCCCGCAGCTCGCCGCGGCCGTCGACGGCAAGGCGGACACGAAGGTGGACCAGCCCGCGTCCTGA
- a CDS encoding MbtH family protein, whose product MSNPFEDPEGVYLVLVNDENQHSLWPDFADVPAGWRVVHGPAARQACLEYVETHWTDMRPRSLAEAMDS is encoded by the coding sequence ATGAGCAATCCCTTCGAGGACCCCGAGGGCGTCTACCTGGTGCTCGTCAACGACGAGAACCAGCACAGCCTGTGGCCGGACTTCGCCGACGTACCGGCCGGCTGGCGGGTGGTCCACGGGCCCGCGGCGCGGCAGGCCTGCCTGGAGTACGTCGAGACGCACTGGACCGACATGCGGCCGCGGAGCCTCGCCGAGGCCATGGACAGCTGA